AAAAGGACCGAGATATCAAGATCCAAATTCTCATTGGTTCCTGGTCCTGGTCAGAGACCACTGTGTTCGCGCCGGCGGTCCAAGAAAGAAGGGAAGTAGTGGTCTCTTTCTTTCCATTACGAACGAGAGGCTTCGCCTGCTCCCTCCCCGTGTCCACTAGCCCTCCCGTCCAGAGGGAAGAGAAGGCGAAAAAGCGCCGCCGAAGGAGGATGAGCAGGCTTCTATTGCTACGCAAGAATAGAGCAGGATAGCATTTTGGGCCCACATCTTTGAAAAAGAGGGTAAAAAGCTCGCTTGTTATACGGGATCCGACGCATCCAGCAGAGCGAAGCAGCGTTCCATTCTTTTCGGCGGCATCCTTCCGCATTGGCGGCGAGTGAAGTGCCACAATCCCATTCATCATTTTGGATCTACATAAGGCAAAACCCATAGCACTGGCGACGTCTCCGGCATAAATGCAAGGAGGATGTATAGCTGATATAGGATCTTGTGGAACAGGATTTGATTCTGCAAGCGGTTCGGTACTCACGAAGAAATTTCTCAGAAAAGGATCGGAACTCGCTGATAGGAAAGGAGAGAAAAACAAAGCAATGCCAAGAGTTCCGTCAATCCGCTCTTCATCGATAGACGAAGCTCTCTCTTTATCATCTCGTGCCAGATGCAAGAAAGGATGAGTCCTTTTTCCTTCTCTAGAACCACGGGAGCGCCGGGAGCCCAGAGGAGGAAAGCTCATTTTCGGGTAAAGCGGCGCATAAAAAAGGGCTGGCCCGTCAAAAGTCCGGTTCCTTCGCGAACGAAGTTCAGAATCAACAAGGGTTCGTAGAACGAAGGGAGTGTACAACTGGGCCCCACTTTCTTGTTCGTAACGAGGGAGATCTCGAATGGGGTTCTTCACGAAGTTCGAAAGAAAGGAATAAAAAAGACTTTCTCTATGGCCTCCTCGTTTTGAGACATTATGGCTTTGGGGTCGACCCCGGTAAGAAAGAAGGAATCCATAAAAACTTGGGATCCGACACCATGATAAAATACTACCCTCATGATTAGACCATGTCCCTGAGATTTGATAAAAGAAAGGTGCATTCGCGGTTAATACGTTGTAATTGGATAAGTTATTAGGAATATGACGGAACGAAAGACCAAAGAAAGAAAGAAGAATAAACCAAAATGCAGGTGCTGCACCAAACGCTGGTGGTTCTTTCTTCTTGTAAGTGAATGCAACGAAAAGACCGGGAAATAAGGAATAATGAAAGAATTCATATATGGTCGTGCTCATTTCCAAATTTCTGCTTTGTTATTCCCATCATCCGGTAACCACAGGATGATCCACAAGAAAGGTGGCAGGATTCGAACCTATGGCCGGCCCGCCCCTGACCTATAGTCAATGATTAGGGTTAGTGGAATGAATGAGTCCTCCTAAAGAAATAGGATTAAGACTCCTCTCAAATTCTTTGAGCCTCTGTACCCGAAAGAGATGGGCTGCCCTACCCAGCGCGTAACCTTTCGGGGTTTGGCTTCTGCTTATGCCATTACCAATCGCGGGTAACCCCCGGCCCTGACCTAATAAGAACCATTATCCTTATGACCAAAGAAGGACCAGCTTACTGACTTCTCGAGCGAGAGTTCCACGATCCCGACCAGCAACTGAAAAGAAAAGAAGGGGCATCCAAGCTTGCCCAACCTATACAAGGGGCTTGGAGATCGAGGGTTTTCTGGGGGATCAAGTCTTTCCAGGTTGGATTTGAAAAAGAAAATAGGACTCGTCTTCTACTTTCAGTGGATCACCTTGTGAATTGAGGTCTAAATAGAATGAATGAGTTGTCCGAGGCTTCAATGAACAAGGCTAGGTTTGGAGGAAGCAAGCGGTGCTTTTTTTCCTTGGCTTATCGACGTATGCCCATTCCTCCTTTGATGACTCCCAGTAGAGAAAGCCTCAATTTGCCGATGTGGATTTCAAGGAAGTTGGGGATAGACATAGATCCTTCCGCCTATCCGGAGTCTTGGAAAGAAAGAAATTTGCTCTTTTTTCCCAGAAAGCTAAATAGAATTTTGACTTCGATCTAGTTTCACTTTCTCTGATAGTGAATTCCATCCGTCCGAAGGTTCAAAGTTCGGTTAATTACGGATAGTCCTACTTCGGTTAATTACGGATAGTCCGACTTCGGTTAATTACGGATGGTCCTACTTCCATATGGATAGTCCTACGGATAAGAATCCTCCGGACTCCGGACGTAGGATAAATCCTGCGGACTGCTTCGGTTAATTACGGATGGTCCTACGGATAAATCCTCCGGACTACTTCCATATGGATAGTCCTCCGGATAAGAATCCTGCGGACTCCGGACCCTGGACCTTTCTTTGGCACTCCGGACCGGTAAAAGATAATAAGTTGGGCTACTAGGCATATTGCATTTATGCTATTCCCCCCGGTATTTGAAATTCTGATCTTGGTAATCTCGTCTATATTAGAGTTCCCAGAGTCTCAGTTCTTACTGAACTTACTAATAGTTAGTGACTTGTAATAGAGCGTCTATTCTGATTTACAGGGAGTCTCCTTTAATCTGATTCTTAGCTCGGCTTAGCCTGCATGCGGATCTCACGGATTGATCTTACTAAAGATCTCTCTTCGGAAAGAGATCATACGCGGAATAGACTCGCCCGGCCCCTTTATTCCCTTGAGTGACCTCGGTAACAGATCTTTCTTCTGTCTTTATTAAGACTGATTCAATTCCCTCATAACGAAGAATCCGATAAGGCGAATAAGCCTACTCATTTGGGAAACTTCTACCAGTCTTCATCCTTGTCCCTCCTTTTGATTTCGAGATCTCGCCTTCTTTTGCTTGAATGTGAATGAAGGACATTAGAAAAGCGGGTTTATTCAAGTTTCATAACTTTCTTTTCAGAAATGGGACATTCAAAGTCAATTAAGTTGGCCAGAGAGATAGCAGCCTGTCGAGCGGCTTGCTTCGCTCTAAATCAGTAAAGAAGGTTTCCGATTGAGCGCCCTTCCCCCTCTCCCCTCTCAGCACTAAGTTAGGGTGTGCGGTTAGCAAGGTCTAAGATCTCTCCAGGGTCACTATTAGGTTTCTGCTCGTATGAGACGTTATGAGGCAAATGCTGACAAGATCCTGGATCTAGATGTGACTCGATTTGACTCTGTATTCCACGTGCACTGGGGAAATTGGATGCAGGGTCAAGCCGCAAGCTGGGAAGGATCCATTTCGCCAACTACATCCGGGACGAGGGCAGCTGAATCAGCCTCTGCCTCTCGCTTTACTCTTTTCTTCTATCCGCAATATTCTTTGCACCTTTGCTTCCTACTTTCTTTATTGGTTAATCTGGGGCTTCTTCCTCAAGGATTCAGCCGACTCGAACCTTTCGTCCTCTCTTTTCCTTCGGGTAGGGTCGAGCGGGAGCTAACCTGTCTGCCTCTGTGCGAGATGGGTCGAGTGCCTCGTCCGTCTTGTGCGAGATGGAATGTCTTAGTTATGGACTCTTAAGGAAGAAAGGCCTTCTCTGATTGAGAAAGAAAGAATGCGGAAAAGGAGCGGTTGAACGGAGAGATGAGCCAGCAGAACGATTTACATAAAGAAATGAACAAAGAAGGCAGGCAATGAGGAAGAAAGAGTAAGCTCGCGAAAGGAAGCCCTATCCATGAATTTCAGGCGGGAAGTAGCAAGCGAGAGGAAGGAAGCCCACGCTATAGGAAGTTAGTAGCTCGACTGGAAAGCCCACTCCGCGGTCTTAGTAGCTCTTCTGGAAAGGATCGGAAGGGAACCCCACCGAAGCCCCCGCCCGGATTTACCGCCTCAATGAACAAGAGGAGGTCGGCAGAAGCGAGACCGCTACGTGGCTTTCTTTCTTTGTCGGCTCTTTCTGTTCTTGCTGCAGAAAAAGAAGTAGCTGTGGAAGCTCTTTCATAGGTTTCCTTCTGAAAGGTAATGAAACTAAAGTATCCCTTTCGCGGGCGACGAAGGAGCATTCCTTAGGGTTTGCTTTGCGACGCAATATTCTTTGCGCCTCTCTTTCTCTCTGCTCCTTTGGAGTCTTACCGCTCCGTCTTCTCGGAGGCTTCAAGAAAATCGTAACTTGTAGAAAGGCTTTAAGAACTTGAAAGACAGCTTATTCTTAGCCAAGAACGGGGCTGAGAATCGCCAAGATGACTTGATAAAGTACTTACAAAGAGAAAGCCTATGTTCATATCTGATTATGACTTTCGCGGGCGACGAAGGATTCTTCCTTAATCCTTTCAAAATTCCGCTGATCTTTTCTCAATCGCATATTTTTTTGCGCCTCTTTCTCTCTGCGAATGAAATCAGATTATATTAATTAGAAAGATATAAGTCGATAATCAGAACTCTTTTTTCTTCTCTATCTTCTTCTATTGATCTATATCTTTCCTTATCAATGATCTTTGCTCCGAAAGAGGTGAAAAGAATATTGCGAGATCCAAAAACAAGGTGAAAAGAATATATATAATATTGCGTTGATGATGAGAGGCTCTTTTATTTGGATGGATGGAGGAGAGGCTCAATGAACATCCATAAATAAAGGGATCTTGTCTTAGAAATAAAGAAAGCACTTCTAATGGGCAATATTCTTTGCGCCTCCGTTTTAGAGTCCTTCCATATGGATAGTCCTCCTTCTAATGGATAGTCCTACGGATAAGAATCCTGGACCTTTCTTTGGCCCTGCGGACGTAGGACTGCGGACTGCGGACGTAGGACTACTTCCCTCCATATGGATGGTCCTACGGATAAATCCTCCGGACTGGTCCGAAGGTTCCATAAGACAGGGATATTGATAGTTGCGTCGGTTCATTTTTGCTCCGTCCGCGAAAAAGTCATGAGAAATCGTCCCTATTCAGAGCATCTTCCTAGCCTTTGTTTATGAGCTGGGAGCATTTGCATTTCTCTGAATCCAGCAGTGAGAATGGCCGTCGTTGACTTCCAAGAACTCATCCTTATATCACTGGAAATCGCCCGCTCCGTGGGTGTGTCCTATCCTTCTTGTGTGTGCTTGTACTCGCCAAGCGTAGGATATTTGCAAGGGTATCGATCGTCTGGTACAATTACCATCTAATTTGCACCCTTTCTACTCTACCTGCGGTAAGGAATTGAGTCCTTCGGACAGGTAGCGGTTTCACTCAATTAACTGGTCTCCTTTCTGACTCGATTTGTGATTTGACTCTGTATTCCAGGAATCTTTCTTGAAATAGAGAGAGATTGAATTACGTTTCGGGCATTCTCTTTAAAGACGGAAGGAGACCTACGGGGTTCGCCAGACGGGAGAGAGTCATCCCTTGTTTTGAAGCTGAAGAATCAAAAAGGTAATGAACAAAGGTATCCGTGCCGAGAGGGGCGAAGCTCGTGCAAGAAAGGACGGAGAGGGTGCTTTGTCCGAATTCAATGTCTGAAAAGCCTAACCCTTAACCTTCGGTAAAAGAAAATTACCCGCTCGTATTCTCTTTTCATAAGTACGAGAAGATCACATCCAGAAGCGAAAAAGAAGAGGATGAGGGATCAGTCTATGAAAGGAAGAATGATCTCTACGCGGATCTCCGTTACTGCAAGGAGGGCTATCGACGAAGAAGATTTTGACTCTTTGAGGAGTCCCATCTTAGTGGAATTGAAGCTCGCAGAGGAAGCCATCCTGAGGCGATAAGTTCTTGCTGCAGTTGCAGAGGCTTTTTACTTCGATCATAGGCTAAGCAAGGGTACATCTACATCTGCCCTCTTTCATTCTATCTTTCCGCCTCATGAAAGATGTTACGAATGAGACCTTGATCTCTTGAATTAGTCGGAAAGTGATCCATGAGGCGCAAAGAATATTGCACTCAATTCCCGCGAATTTTCAAACTAGTGGTAAATCTGAATGATGAAATAATAGAAGATGATCAGTCCTCCGGACTATCCATATGAATAGAATGAATATTGAATTGAGAAATGACTGTTGACTCTTTTCTTTCTCTCAATTTCTGTCTGAATCTAAGGCCAGGGCCCATTATCTCGGCTGGTCCACGTATGCTTAGTCAAATTGGATAAGAGTGCGAAGCGATAAAGAGAAAGGTGGCAAGGCTGAATGGGACTCCCACGTAGCGGCAAGATCTCTCTTAAAGATCATAATCTATGAGAAATAGATGTATTAATTCTTTCGCGGAGTGCAATCGGGTAAAGCACTTGTGAATTACTAATGCGGGCAGGAATCCTGAAATTCAGGTAGTAGGGAAATTCTTTGATAGGATCCTCTGTGACTCAAGCAAAGAAGAAGAGGGTTTGAAGTGGTCGAAATAAGAAAGAATTCTTTCAAAGTACCACCGATACAAAAAATGCATCTCAAGTTCTTAGGCGGGGACAGGATTCGAACCTGCAGTCTTCAGGTCATGGGCCTGATGAGTCGACCAATTCCTCTACCCCGCTTCTGACCCGCTCCGTGGGCTTGAAAGCCCTCATATATTCCGACTGATTTATTCCATATAGCCTTGGACTGCTAACCTCTGCGGTCAGTCCTTCGGACCAGATGCGCGAAGAAGAAAAATCAGGCGCGGGTGCAGATAGGCTCGGCTTTCTACCCACTCCTTCGGTTAATTACGGATAGTCCTCCTTCCTTCCATATGGATGGTCCTACGGATAAATCACCTGGACCTTTCTTTGGCCCTGCGGACTGCGGACGTAGGACGTAGGACTTCTTCTTCTTTAAAAAGAAGGGTCCAGGTGACCGTCCTTCGCAAATTCTTTGCGCCTAACTACGGGTGCAAAGAATATTGCGGAGAAAAGAAAGATTATCCTTTTCAGGCTCTTTTCATGATCGGAGCAAAGAATATTGCGGAAAAGAAGAAAGGAGTGCAACTGATTAATTCCATTGAGTAGGCCGAAGGACTTGAAACCTCAAAATAATACTGAAAGCCTATGGAGAAGGAGTAAAGGAGGGAGCGGAAACTTCAGCATTACTAGTCAGCCTCATAATATAGAAGATGAAAGTAGCTACGTAGTTCTCTTTTCTTCTTTTTATACTTTCAGTGGATAGTCGGACTCCCATAACCTTTTCCGCCTATCGAGCCTTTGTCCTTGAATTCTGCTTTTTCTTCCTTTCAATGAAAACCGCGGAGCCATAAGTTTGAGTTCCATGAATGAGTCCCCAGATCCAAGGCGAAGGACTAGTCTCGCAATATTCTTTGCACCTCCTTCAGCATAATCTATTCAATGCGCCTGTCTGTCCTTCGGACCTGTCCTCCGGTTCAAAGAAGATTTCCAAGACTTCCAGGTGCGAAGCAGCTCGCCGACGATTAGATAGGGGGAGAGGATCAATGAAATTGGATGAGAAAGATTAGACAGACGAAGGACTATCTCTTATTTGAATCATATTGAATAAGAAGAAGACTTGTAGTAAAGAAAAGAAGAATGAACTCATTAACGAGAATGAAAGAAGCTCAAAATCAAGCTCCAGATCAAAGAAGCAGAGCACAATATCCCTGTCTTATGGAACCTGCTTTCGTCTTCCGATAATAGAAAACCACTAAACCTTCTACCTACGTCTTCCTTTAAGCTAGATTTTTGAGGTTAAGACTGAGAAGGAGCTCTTTCTTTGCACTCCGCGAAGCTCATAAGAAGAAAGATCAATTCACATCCATAAAGAAAGAGTGAGGAAGATAGAGAGAAAGAGTCAGACCTATACGAACTCTAGTCCACTCATTAACGATAATAAAGTCAAGAAAAGAGAGCTCATTAACGCAAAGATACACAGGCTGAATGAAATTTGAGATTCAGAGGAGGAAAGAATATTGCGGAAAAGAAGAAAGGCTCTTTTCATATTGAGAATATTGCGGAGTCTCATCTGGACCTTTGTTTTTGGAGCGTAGCGGTTTGAATAGAAAGGAAGAAATCTCATATCAAAACCTACTACGCGTCCGGACGGGAGAGAGATTTTACAGTGGGAAAGCGTGAAATCGAAAGGAGTCAACGGGTTCGCACTTTCATGAAGATTTCATGCATTGCAAGAATGAATTGCTTTGTGCCTTAATTCAGGCGAACTCCTTGTGGTTTTCATTCTTTCTTAATGAGAAGATTAAGTAATTGTTCCACGCAGGGAATGAGTTAACAGAAGATATATACGGGGAATGACTTCCCACACCCTTAGAAGTCTCACTACCCTCCAGCTTAAGATAGAGAAAAAGAGGGATTGCTCCCCCAAGGACTAAGAAGTAACTCCCCCCAAAGCATGAACGACGGACGCGCCGAAAGCTACCTGCGTCATCTCTTTCCCAAATGGCCTTGCTTTGAACCCATCTCTTAACTGAAATAGAGTTCTTTCTCGGGAAGGGCTGTGGACATTAGTTATCCCTCAACACTCATAAGAAGAGATAACGACATAAGAAGAGATAAAAGGTTCCGGCCGGACCCTTTCCTAGCAAATCCGAAACCTTCATGCTTCCCTGGCCGTGTAGAGGTGTAAGCGGTCAGGGGGGAAGAAAGGTTCCTTGAAATGCCACTAATAGACAAGAGGGTAGATGGGTAGCCGGATTGGTATGAAGCAGCGGCCGGGTCAGAGTCAGGTTGCATCCCTTTCAGGAATGAGAAGGATAGGTTATGAATCACAGGCGTAAGACATCCACATCCACGAATACGCTGTTGGAGGCGAAAGGCTCGACGACCAGAGGATCAAGGGCTCGACCCCAGAGAGCGGGAAGAGGAGAAAGGCAGGCTATCCCATCCATCCCTTGCCCCAGTTCTTGTGGAAGTTTCCGTCTTTCTTTGTTCTTGGTCCTCCCAGTTTCGGATGCGCCGTGGTAGGGCATTCGTCAGCTATGAGAAGGCAGATTTCTCTTCATCCTGGACACGAGGTGTCCCATCTTCGACTTACTCTGAAAGGGATTCCACCAAGTGTCAATGTTTCAGACTCATCTGGACCCTTGTTTTTGCTAGATTGAACTCCGAAATCTTCTTTGCACCGCTCCGTGGCCCTAATGGATAGTCCTTCGGACCTGTCTTATGGCGCACCTGGACCTTTCTTTTTGGACCGTCCTCCCTCGTATAAATTAGTTCCATAATAATCAGACTTTTTAAGCGGCTATTTAACAGCTTTTTTTTTCCACGCAATATTCTTTGCACCTGCCGGAGGGATCCAGATGAGGAGTTCCGAAAATATGATGAATAGTCACCTCTATTTTAGCAAGGAGTCTTATTCCAATAATATCAGTTTTAAGACCGCTTATTTCAGTGGAATAATACGGCTATTTTTTGGAAGGCAATATTCTTTGCTCCTGCCTACGGGCGCGCAATATTCTTTTCACCGTCAAAGAAAGGTCCAGGTGACTATCCGTATTAACCTAGCTTTCTGAGTCCTCGCCAATGGAGATGCTCCAGATGAGGCTCTTTTTCTTTATATATTGATTAGACCACTAAATAGGAGCAAAGAATATTGCTCAGACTAAATAAAGAATGTCTATCTGACTCTACCCTAAACTTAAAGGAGTCTTAAACCGGAGGACTCCCATAAATCAGACTTTGAATTTCATGCCGCTGCCAACTTCTGAAAAAGCAATGAGCTTAGCCCCTTACGTGAGGCATTTAGATGGCGCTGCTCTGTAGCCAGAAATAAGGGTGAGGCTCAAAGAATGAAAGAAGGGAAAGACTCTTTTTTTTAGCAATCAAAAGAAGATGTTCACTAGGTTCAAAGAAGATTGAATCGCCTTATACCAGAAAGAAGGAGGGATAGGCTTTTCTTCACCCTGGAAGGAGGTGCAAAGAATATTGCGAGCTAGCTATCTAAGAATCTTTGGAAAGTGATGATAGGCTTTCTCTTCCTTCCTTTGGAGTCTTAGCCATCTCGCCTTTGAAAACTCGGATAAATACGCTTCGATCACTCATATTACATTGAGCCTTGGGTCTCCTCTTCGTGCCTCAACGGGCGGAGTTTGCGAAGTATGCCGTTGCAGTCGTTCTTTCTCTCTTGCTTGAATCTCACGATCTGAGAAAGAAGGCCTAATATGCATTGAACCCATTGACCAATGAAACCGCCTCAATGAACAAAGGTGAAAAGAATATTGAATCCCACGTAGCGCTTCGGTCCTTCTTATTCCATAGGTTTAGTAGGTTCTTCCTTTAAGTAGGTTATTTGGAGCCTATTTATTCCCTAGCAGCTTAGACTTTGGAGTCCCAATAGATAGGGATATAAATCAGTCCCACTATTTAATGAACATCCATAAATAAATAGGGATAGGCTTTTCGCTTCGCGCCTTGCGTTCTAGCTCAAATGAAAAAAATGCAAGGTTTTCGCCTATTTTTTGGACGCTATTTCAGTCCGAAGGACTTATCCATATTAACCTGACTTCTAAATAGTGGGACTCACATATTAAGCTACGGAGGCGCGAAGAAGAAAAATCAGGCGCGGGTGCAGATAGGCTCGGCTTTAAGGCGCAAAGAATATATAGAAGGCGCAAAGAATATTGCGTGTTGAGTTGCGTGAGAAAGAATATTGCGGGATTTCAGACTCCCCCTAAAAAGCTCTAGACCCTAATGGATAGTCACCTGGACCTCTTATAATTAGGATGAGGCGCAAAGAATATTGCGAGTGCAAGTCATTCATTCTTAATCAATTGATTAGACCAGCTCAAAGAAGATTTCGAAGAAAGGGATATTGTAGAGCGGACGGGTAGAACTGCTTTTGCGAGAACTCTGAATAAGGGGTCTACGCGGTATTCTAAGCCCACGGAGCGGTATTCAGCTGCTTTTGCTTGACCGAGTATGAGGAAGAGTTCCTGTGAGTACGCGATTTAGTTAGTTTTGTCTTAGATATAGGCTTTACCGTAGAGGATAGGGTGCGGGCCCCCTTTCTGCTTATTCCGTAAGGGATCGGTCTGAATATGCTCTCAATATTCTTTGAACCTCTTTCTCTTACCTCTTTTATTGAAGAACTGAGAATTCTCTTACTCAACTGGAAGTCTGCTTTTACTCATTTTCTTACTCATTTGTGAAAGCTTACCCCTTTTCCAGTGCCAATCAAAAGTCAGCCATGCCATACTCCCAGGAAAAGCTCGAACGACCTTCAACAAAAGGGTACCTGTACCCGAAACCGACACAGGTGGGTAGGAAGATAAGGATGCCTTGGGCGGGAGACAACTCTCTCTAAGGAACTCGGCAAAATAGCCCCGTAACTTCGGGAGAAGGGGTGCCTCCATGAGTACACAAGGGGAAGCTTGACCAGGCCCGGGCGACTGTTTACCAAAAACACAGGTCTCCGCAAAGTCGTAAGACCATGTATGGGGGCTGACGCCTGCCCAGTGCCGGAAGGTCAAGAAAGTTGGTGACCTGATGACAGGGGAGCCGGCGACCGAAGCCCCGGTGAACGGCGGCCGTAACTATAACGGTCCCCACGGAGCGGTAGCTAAATTCCTTGTCGGGTAAGTTCCGACCCGCACGAAAGGCGTAAGGATCTGGGCACTGTCTCGGAGAGAGGCTCGGTGAAATAGACATGTCTGTGAAGATGGGGACTACCTGCACCTGGACAGAAAGACCCTATTCAGCTTCACTCTTCCCTGGGATTGGCTTTGGGCCTTTCCTGCGCAGCTTAGGTGGAAGGCGAAGAAGGCCCCCTTCGGGGGGGGGGCCCGAGCCATCAGTGAGATACCACTCTTCCAGAGCTAGAATTCTAACCTTGTGTCAGGACCTACGGGCCAAGGGACAGTCTCAGGTAGACAGTTTCTATGGGGCGTAGGCCTCCCAAAAGGTAACGGAGGCGTGCAAAGGTTTCCTCGGGCCAGACGGAGATTGGCCCTCGAGTGCAAAGGCAGAAGGGAGCTTGACTGCAAGACCGACCCGGACGAAAGTCGGCCTTAGTGATCCGACGGTGCCGAGTGGAAGGGCCGTCGCTCAACGGATAAAAGTGACTCTAGGGATAAGAGGCTGATCTTCCCCAAGAGCTCACATGGGAAGGTTTGGCACCTCGATGTCGGCTCTTCGCCACCTGGGGCTGTAGTATGTTCCAAGGGTTGGGCTCTTCGCCCATTAAAGCGGTACGTGAGCTGGGTTCAGAACGTCGTGAGACAGTTCGGTCCATATCCGGTGTGGGCCTTAGAGCATTGAGAGGACCTTTCCCTAGTACGAGAGGACCTTTCCCTAGTACGAGAGGACCGGGAAGGACGCACCTCTGGTGTACCAGTTATCGTGCCCACGGTAAAGGCTGGGTAGCCAAGTGCGGAGCGGATAACTGCTGAAAGCATCTAAGTAGTAAGCCCACCCCAAGATGATTTCTTCATTTCCGACTTCCCCAGAGCCTCCGGTAGCACAGCCGAGACAGCGATGGGTTCTCTGCCCGGGATGGAGCGAGAGAAGTTTTGAGAATGAAAGAGAAGGTCACGGCGAGATGAGCCGTTTATCATCACGATAGGTGTCAAGTGGAAGTGCAGTGATGTATGCAGCTGAGGCATCCTAAGAGACCGGTAGACTTGAACCTTCTTCCTACATGACCCGATCAATTCGATTAGGCACTCGCCATCTATTTTCATTGTTCAACTCTTTGACAACACGAAAAAACCATTGTTCAACTCTTTGACAACATGAAAAAACCAAAAAAAGCTCTGCCCTCCCTCTCTATCTATCCAAGGGATGGAAGGGCGGAGGCCTTTGGTGTCCCCTCCAGTCTTGAATTGGGGCCTCACAATCACTAGCCAATATGCTTTTCTCTCATGCCTTTCTTCGTTCATGGTTCGATATTCTGGTGTCCTAGGCGTAGAGGAAGCACACCAATCCATCCATCCTGGTGGTTAAACTCTACTGCGGTGACGATACTGTAGGGGAGGTCCTGCGGAAAAATAGCTCGACGCCAGGATGATAAAAAGCTTAACACCTCTAATTCTTATTACTTTGAAATAGAAGAAAAAAAGAAAAATGAAAAGGAGGAAAGGTTCCTTTTTTTAGGGTACCCCCGGGAACAGATCCAGTGGAGACGGGGTGGGGCCTGTAGCTCAGAGGATTAGAGCACGTGGCTACGAACCACGGTCTCGGGGGTTCGAATCCCTCCTCGCCCACAACCGGCCAAAAAGGGAAGGACTGGGTAGGAAAATCATGATCGGGATAGCGGACCCAAAGCTATGGAACTTGGGTGTGGGTCTTTTGTCGAAATGGAATGGCCTTATCTTTCTCTTTTTTCTTTTTCGGCCGAATCAGCATATTTTTTTCTTTTACGCCCCGTAATTCTTCCTCAGCCAGGCTCGGGCAGAATAGCAGAGCAAGTACAAGTATTAGTAGAATAGCAAAAATGTCTTCCTCGTCATTAATATGTTTGCGAGCGGTAATTGTGACCTCTCGGGAGAATCGATGACTGCATCAAAGATGCACTTGCTAGTACTAGTACATCTGAGAATTCAGAATTGGCTAGTTGTAAATAGACCCAGACTGTGGAACAAAGGATTATCCCGGACCTAGACCGAGGTATTGACGGTGATTCTCAAATATCGCAGAACAGAATTTGATACGATGAGATAGAATGCAATAGAAAGAAAGACAGAGGGAAGGGGTTACCTACTCTTAACGGTCAAAGCGAACCATGAGGCTTCCCCTTTCTTTCATTCTTCGTTGCCGCTCCCCAAGTAGGATTCGAACCTACGACCAATCGGTTAACAGCCGACCGCTCTACCACTGAGCTACTGAGGAAGAAGGGTAAATCATGATAGCTACTTTTTTCTGTATAACAGGATTATTAGTTACTCGTTGGATTTCTTTTAGGCATTTACCATTAAGTGATTTCTATTCATCATTACTATTTCTTTCATGGGCTTTCTCGATTATTCATCTATTTACGTATTTTCAAAAATAGAAAAACCATTTCAGTGTAAGCGCCGCGCCAAGTACTATTTTTAC
This DNA window, taken from Cucumis sativus mitochondrion chromosome 1, complete sequence, encodes the following:
- the ccmFn gene encoding cytochrome c biogenesis FN; this encodes MTIYEFFHYSLFPGLFVAFTYKKKEPPAFGAAPAFWFILLSFFGLSFRHIPNNLSNYNVLTANAPFFYQISGTWSNHEGSILSWCRIPSFYGFLLSYRGRPQSHNVSKRGGHRESLFYSFLSNFVKNPIRDLPRYEQESGAQLYTPFVLRTLVDSELRSRRNRTFDGPALFYAPLYPKMSFPPLGSRRSRGSREGKRTHPFLHLARDDKERASSIDEERIDGTLGIALFFSPFLSASSDPFLRNFFVSTEPLAESNPVPQDPISAIHPPCIYAGDVASAMGFALCRSKMMNGIVALHSPPMRKDAAEKNGTLLRSAGCVGSRITSELFTLFFKDVGPKCYPALFLRSNRSLLILLRRRFFAFSSLWTGGLVDTGREQAKPLVRNGKKETTTSLLSWTAGANTVVSDQDQEPMRIWILISRSFLTVGILPGSWWAHHELGRGGWWFRDPVENASFMPRVLATARIHSVILPLLHSWTSFLNILTFPCCVSGTFSIRSGLLAPVHSFATDDTRGIFLWRFFLIMTGISMILFSQMKQQASVRRTYKKEMVVARSTLVHLRHSARAQPRPLRLWKN